One segment of Tamlana crocina DNA contains the following:
- a CDS encoding M1 family aminopeptidase: protein MNAIFQFQLRHSGNRYILSLTGAILLLVGWFCGYKFNLTAGEGIYLNSPYTIGFMMALLSLSIIFLAISYAMEILLKEWDTKFDIMLFSYPVTLDTYLIGKFSTFTLKTFLSFFILIVGFVIGQNLRTGSEMQEGFNLWFYLYPFLIFGVLNCLFICSFLFMVAYTTRKKLLVVVGGLLLYVLYMVLLVFSNSPFMAGSTPQSIEIQQLSALLDPFGVSAYFFEARNMTVIAKNEILVPLSGFLAANRLIYLSLSVVFLIITRHFYSSNKSVSKKELKRKKQKVGDTIVRIAKVEIPVLDFSFKSELKSILSFSKVDLIYLFKGVTIVAVTILLVFFVGMEMYAAIDKGIRLPQYYASSGLLATSISQSFHLLGAFILVYFVNDIYWRSEAARFYLIEQSTFFSKSKLKGHLVSIGVLLLFLTTILIALALLFQISYGYTQIDCLAYLGVVLFNTIPLFLFGTLMLIINCVFKNKYVALGVSIISVIVLATPLIKMMLPYPLFHVFSGFKGVYSDLNGYGVYLSVFSSRLCFGVSLLGLLWIVNSYFKSRQWTKMKSVFVIVFLGLGVSSGVNFMEGYMPKNEDSKMIEAFNYEKKYRHYQNIPQPTVVDVDTKIDLFPSKNSYNIQGKYVLQNLTEGPIHSILLNFHSDLELEEATFNVHGENIAIDELITELQLGKPLLPNKTAVLDFKLSYNWYAVNGHQSFNAIVGNGSFMRISNYYPVLGYQSDKEIADEQKRKEYKLAAKTGLKALEMPEVFRSDFIKLNMTVSTEGGQTPIGTGDVVRSWSDNGRTFVQHKVDSIPFRFAIASAAYKKQSLLHRNITIEVLYDDMHFENVDRLLNNAKLSLDYCIDNFGTYPFEKISFVEVSSFTSGFAATAYPSAVFMTENLIFHTNIESDPSKDVINELAGHELSHLWWGNSQVSPDIREGASMLTETLAMYAEMMIYKRLYGEERMKERLAIHEQIYENEKGLYGDSALFKVPYGATHLAYSKGAVAMVELSKLIGEDQVNLALRNFLQNNQYPKKPTSLDLLNEFYKVTLNKNVKLQIEALFKEI, encoded by the coding sequence ATGAATGCAATATTTCAATTCCAATTACGGCACAGCGGTAACCGGTATATTTTAAGTTTAACAGGAGCAATATTATTGCTCGTAGGATGGTTCTGCGGTTATAAATTTAATTTAACTGCAGGTGAGGGTATATACCTTAATTCACCGTATACTATTGGGTTTATGATGGCCTTGCTTAGTTTGTCAATAATATTTTTAGCCATTTCATACGCAATGGAGATTCTATTGAAAGAATGGGATACAAAGTTTGACATTATGTTATTTTCATATCCTGTTACTTTAGACACCTATTTAATAGGCAAATTTTCAACGTTTACTTTAAAAACTTTTCTCAGTTTTTTCATTTTAATTGTTGGTTTTGTGATTGGTCAAAACTTGCGTACAGGAAGTGAGATGCAGGAAGGGTTTAATCTCTGGTTTTATTTATATCCTTTTTTGATTTTCGGAGTGCTAAACTGCCTTTTTATATGTAGTTTTTTATTCATGGTCGCTTATACAACTCGTAAAAAATTATTGGTAGTTGTAGGTGGTTTATTGCTTTATGTGCTTTACATGGTTTTGTTGGTGTTTTCTAATTCACCATTTATGGCTGGAAGTACCCCTCAATCGATTGAAATACAGCAACTATCAGCTTTGTTGGATCCTTTCGGGGTGTCTGCATATTTCTTCGAAGCTAGGAACATGACGGTCATCGCAAAAAATGAGATTTTAGTTCCGCTTAGTGGTTTTCTGGCGGCTAACCGTTTAATTTATCTATCTCTATCAGTTGTGTTTTTGATTATTACTCGACATTTTTATTCTAGTAACAAAAGTGTAAGTAAAAAAGAATTGAAGCGCAAAAAGCAGAAAGTTGGAGACACTATTGTTAGAATAGCAAAAGTTGAAATACCAGTTCTTGATTTTAGTTTTAAATCTGAATTGAAGTCCATTTTATCCTTTTCGAAAGTAGATTTAATTTATTTATTTAAAGGTGTTACCATTGTCGCGGTTACTATTTTGTTGGTCTTTTTTGTAGGGATGGAAATGTATGCGGCCATTGATAAGGGTATACGTTTACCCCAATACTATGCGAGTTCAGGGCTTTTAGCCACATCTATTTCTCAAAGTTTTCACTTGTTAGGCGCCTTCATTTTGGTGTATTTTGTTAACGATATTTATTGGAGAAGTGAAGCAGCTCGTTTTTATTTGATTGAACAGAGTACATTTTTTTCAAAATCAAAATTAAAAGGACACTTAGTATCCATTGGTGTATTATTACTATTTCTAACGACTATACTTATTGCATTGGCTTTACTTTTTCAAATAAGCTATGGATATACCCAAATTGATTGTTTGGCATATTTAGGTGTTGTACTATTTAACACCATTCCACTTTTTCTTTTTGGAACTTTAATGCTTATTATAAACTGTGTTTTTAAAAATAAGTACGTCGCCTTAGGTGTTTCCATTATTTCAGTAATAGTTCTTGCAACACCCTTGATTAAGATGATGTTGCCCTATCCATTATTCCATGTTTTCTCAGGCTTTAAAGGCGTGTACAGTGACCTAAATGGTTATGGTGTGTACTTGTCTGTATTTTCAAGCCGCTTATGTTTTGGAGTAAGTTTGTTAGGATTATTGTGGATTGTCAATTCATATTTTAAATCAAGACAATGGACAAAAATGAAGTCTGTTTTTGTCATTGTTTTCTTGGGATTAGGCGTCTCTAGTGGTGTTAACTTCATGGAAGGTTATATGCCGAAGAATGAGGATTCTAAAATGATAGAAGCTTTTAACTACGAAAAGAAATATCGTCATTATCAGAATATTCCCCAACCTACTGTTGTTGATGTAGATACTAAAATTGACTTGTTTCCATCTAAAAACTCATATAACATTCAAGGTAAATATGTATTACAAAATTTAACAGAAGGACCAATACACAGTATATTATTAAATTTTCATTCAGATTTAGAGCTAGAGGAGGCCACTTTTAATGTCCATGGTGAAAATATTGCAATTGATGAGTTAATCACGGAACTACAACTTGGTAAACCTTTACTACCTAATAAGACAGCAGTATTGGACTTCAAATTGTCTTATAATTGGTATGCCGTAAACGGTCATCAATCCTTCAATGCAATTGTAGGAAATGGATCGTTTATGAGGATAAGTAATTACTATCCAGTACTGGGATACCAATCAGATAAAGAGATAGCGGATGAGCAAAAGCGAAAAGAGTATAAATTAGCCGCTAAAACTGGCTTGAAAGCACTTGAAATGCCTGAGGTCTTCAGGAGTGACTTTATAAAATTGAATATGACCGTTTCAACTGAGGGGGGCCAAACGCCAATTGGAACTGGAGATGTTGTGAGGTCATGGTCAGATAATGGTAGAACTTTTGTGCAACACAAGGTTGACAGCATCCCATTTCGTTTCGCAATAGCATCTGCAGCATATAAAAAACAATCATTACTCCATCGAAACATAACAATTGAAGTGTTATACGATGATATGCATTTTGAAAACGTGGATCGACTTCTTAATAATGCCAAACTAAGTTTAGACTACTGCATAGATAACTTTGGCACTTATCCCTTTGAAAAAATCAGTTTTGTTGAAGTGTCATCTTTTACCAGTGGCTTTGCGGCAACTGCTTATCCGTCTGCTGTATTTATGACCGAAAACCTAATTTTTCATACCAACATAGAAAGTGATCCTAGTAAGGATGTGATTAATGAACTTGCTGGACACGAATTGTCTCATTTATGGTGGGGAAATAGTCAAGTTAGTCCGGATATAAGAGAGGGTGCTTCTATGCTTACAGAAACCTTAGCCATGTATGCGGAAATGATGATTTACAAACGATTGTATGGAGAAGAACGCATGAAGGAACGTTTAGCAATACATGAACAAATTTATGAAAATGAAAAAGGATTATATGGTGATTCAGCACTATTTAAAGTGCCTTATGGTGCAACTCATCTTGCTTATTCAAAGGGAGCTGTTGCTATGGTAGAATTATCAAAGTTAATTGGTGAAGACCAGGTAAATCTGGCATTGAGGAACTTCCTTCAAAATAATCAATATCCAAAAAAGCCAACCTCGTTGGATTTGCTTAATGAATTTTATAAGGTAACTTTAAATAAGAACGTGAAATTACAAATTGAGGCATTATTTAAAGAAATTTAA
- a CDS encoding alpha/beta hydrolase: MKTARKNLMLIVCITLTFPCLAATVLVNQESESIDLVIQTDNVSIGGTLVIPSNRKVKSLVVMSSGSGPQDRDETLEGFKIFKVIAEHLASKGIASFRYDDRGVGTSTGDFANSTIDDHSKDLESIIDYFKTYKKYSFIDFILFGHSQGGIISAKVAVNNKSVKKVILMGAPAVPLIEVVLYQVRQEYKQSNISKSLIEADISAHNKLMRAIEDNKHIDEAYQLFQETTKSILYELMSSEEIVDTLKIEKEALAKANQFKIIYALPSLASFLYYHPSKDLELLEVPVLGLFGGLDFQVPIDQNKDRMENALLKSGTEYHFIIFDKANHFFQKATTGSRDEYASLEKKFVDNFLGEISSWILDK, from the coding sequence ATGAAAACAGCAAGAAAGAACCTTATGTTAATAGTATGTATAACGTTAACATTTCCTTGCTTGGCGGCCACAGTGTTGGTAAATCAAGAATCGGAATCTATCGATTTAGTTATACAGACAGACAATGTTTCGATTGGCGGAACACTAGTTATTCCATCCAATCGTAAAGTGAAATCTCTAGTTGTCATGAGTTCTGGCAGTGGTCCACAAGATAGGGATGAAACCTTAGAGGGTTTTAAGATTTTTAAAGTTATAGCGGAACACCTAGCCTCAAAAGGAATAGCATCTTTCCGTTACGACGACAGAGGCGTGGGAACAAGTACAGGTGATTTTGCAAACAGCACAATCGATGACCATTCAAAGGATTTAGAAAGCATAATCGATTACTTTAAAACCTACAAAAAGTATTCATTCATTGATTTTATATTATTTGGTCATAGCCAAGGAGGTATTATTTCTGCAAAGGTTGCTGTTAATAATAAGTCTGTGAAAAAAGTAATTCTAATGGGAGCGCCAGCAGTACCACTAATAGAGGTGGTACTTTATCAAGTCAGGCAGGAATATAAACAATCTAATATTTCGAAATCATTAATTGAAGCCGATATTTCAGCGCATAATAAATTGATGAGAGCTATTGAAGATAATAAGCATATTGATGAAGCGTATCAATTATTTCAAGAAACTACCAAGTCCATACTGTATGAGTTAATGTCATCAGAAGAAATTGTTGATACCTTAAAAATCGAAAAAGAGGCGCTGGCCAAAGCCAACCAATTCAAAATAATTTATGCGTTACCATCACTGGCATCTTTCCTATACTATCACCCTTCTAAAGATTTAGAGTTATTGGAAGTACCTGTGTTGGGTTTATTTGGTGGTTTAGATTTTCAGGTTCCTATAGACCAAAATAAAGACCGTATGGAAAATGCACTTCTCAAATCTGGAACGGAGTATCATTTTATAATATTTGATAAGGCCAATCATTTTTTTCAAAAGGCAACCACAGGAAGTAGGGACGAATATGCTTCCCTTGAAAAGAAATTTGTTGATAATTTTCTCGGTGAAATTTCATCTTGGATACTTGATAAGTAA
- a CDS encoding AraC family transcriptional regulator ligand-binding domain-containing protein: MKYFSVNLYKKILNCAIAEGMSSKDFENWPISLEEAENLKFVSADQHLNAHELLDEKLKSGFAIRVGQQMKIEDYGVLGLSWRTCSKVREIFDRSERYFKLLSNTYNWEVKDGETFSHIILNRPANSRGMQLSSEASLSATVVVVKAMSEKNIMPVQVSFKHKPPKDITSYKEAFNCPVSFDQPQYSISYKTEDLNLRTAKADASINSYLLQQVDEKTKGIKIPGSKFVRDVESLIKDALPTGIPSIHHIADLTAMSNRTLTRRLSEAGVTYRDLIKKTQETIAKDMLSNTTQSIGEIAFLTGFSEQSAFNRAFKKWTDQTPSEFRKPN; encoded by the coding sequence ATGAAATACTTCTCTGTTAATCTATATAAAAAGATACTTAACTGTGCTATTGCTGAAGGAATGTCAAGCAAGGATTTTGAAAATTGGCCAATTTCGCTTGAAGAGGCTGAAAATTTAAAATTTGTTTCTGCGGATCAACATTTAAATGCGCATGAATTGCTTGATGAAAAGCTTAAATCTGGATTTGCGATTCGAGTTGGTCAGCAGATGAAAATCGAAGATTATGGGGTATTGGGATTATCCTGGAGAACCTGTTCAAAGGTCAGAGAAATTTTTGATCGTAGTGAACGCTATTTTAAATTGCTATCCAATACCTATAATTGGGAAGTTAAGGATGGTGAAACTTTTTCTCATATAATTCTTAATAGACCTGCTAATAGTAGAGGAATGCAACTGTCCTCAGAAGCCAGTTTGTCTGCAACAGTAGTAGTTGTAAAAGCGATGTCTGAAAAAAATATTATGCCAGTTCAAGTAAGTTTCAAACATAAACCACCTAAAGATATTACCAGTTATAAGGAAGCATTTAATTGTCCTGTCTCATTTGATCAACCACAATACTCCATAAGCTATAAAACAGAAGATTTAAATTTAAGAACTGCTAAAGCAGATGCCAGCATTAATAGTTACCTTTTACAACAAGTCGATGAAAAAACTAAAGGCATTAAAATCCCAGGCTCAAAATTTGTCCGAGATGTTGAATCTCTAATAAAAGATGCGCTACCCACAGGAATTCCAAGTATTCATCATATTGCTGACCTTACAGCTATGAGTAACCGAACGCTGACGAGAAGACTTTCTGAAGCTGGTGTTACTTATCGTGACTTAATTAAAAAGACTCAAGAAACCATTGCAAAAGATATGCTCAGTAATACCACACAAAGCATTGGTGAAATTGCCTTCTTAACTGGTTTTTCCGAGCAAAGTGCGTTCAACCGTGCTTTTAAAAAATGGACAGACCAAACTCCTTCAGAATTTAGAAAACCCAACTAA
- a CDS encoding anthrone oxygenase family protein, whose protein sequence is MEINFKIIVLILGILFTGLTAGLCFTWSNAITPGIGRLDDLEFLQSFQAMNRAIINPSFLIVFFGPVILLFINAFLHRSSNPTTFWSFTLAAILFFVGIGLITIFKNVPLNETLDKTTLENLSAIELKELRTKFEQPWNRWHIQRTIASFTSFALLITGLMYSK, encoded by the coding sequence ATGGAAATAAACTTTAAAATTATCGTATTAATACTAGGCATCTTATTTACAGGCCTAACAGCAGGATTGTGCTTCACATGGTCTAATGCTATAACACCCGGCATTGGCAGATTGGATGACTTAGAATTCTTGCAATCCTTTCAGGCAATGAATCGCGCCATCATCAACCCGAGTTTTCTCATTGTTTTTTTTGGACCAGTGATACTATTATTCATTAATGCTTTTTTGCATAGGAGCTCGAATCCAACCACATTTTGGTCATTTACTCTGGCTGCAATTTTGTTTTTTGTGGGAATAGGTCTTATTACAATTTTTAAAAATGTTCCGCTTAATGAGACTCTAGACAAAACAACCTTGGAAAATTTATCGGCAATTGAACTTAAAGAATTGCGAACAAAATTTGAGCAACCTTGGAATCGCTGGCACATTCAACGCACGATAGCATCGTTCACATCATTTGCGCTCTTAATAACCGGACTAATGTATTCAAAATAA
- a CDS encoding DUF5367 family protein gives MKQIRIIGIAIIIWIIGVSIYTLSFYIPILEDSELQANILLSLGILPVVWFGAKQYYKRKSTTKGYWLGLAFFLIAGVLDALISVPYLIAPYGGTHYSFFTAIGFWLIGIEFIVMSTAYWYINVKSRRNITNY, from the coding sequence ATGAAACAAATTAGAATCATAGGTATTGCTATAATAATCTGGATTATAGGAGTTAGTATTTACACTCTTTCATTTTACATCCCAATTTTAGAAGACTCTGAATTACAAGCTAATATTTTACTGTCTTTAGGAATACTACCCGTAGTGTGGTTTGGAGCAAAACAATACTACAAAAGAAAAAGTACTACGAAAGGATACTGGTTAGGGTTAGCCTTTTTCTTAATCGCTGGCGTTCTGGATGCACTAATTTCAGTACCCTATTTAATAGCACCATATGGAGGAACACATTATAGTTTCTTTACTGCTATCGGTTTTTGGCTTATCGGAATCGAATTTATAGTAATGTCAACTGCTTATTGGTACATCAATGTTAAAAGCAGAAGAAATATTACAAATTATTGA